Proteins encoded within one genomic window of Polyangium spumosum:
- a CDS encoding sigma 54-interacting transcriptional regulator, with product MPHLVVRKPGQMAYSMPLPDVLRIGRHEQNELILDDNQVSRQHATITRFERGFEVRDLGSRHGTRVNGEPVTTRVVEAGDRIQIGNVLLELHEEDERTIVHHQVTAAGPPPREAGADRRLSLLFDVSRAIGAMGDTEVMLGEMLSAIVDVLGGERALVGLGDASRGLVRRFCRARRGSSPDVVLSRAVLEATLGRREAVIVRDAQRDARLETMHRERILSAMAVPLGLSARPVGLLYVDDRQAAERFGPDDLAYLTALGHLVSAALESAERYQAAEARAEALAGVTDEILGKSEVMTRLRAQITKYAAAGHVSVLVRGESGSGKELVARALHEASPRAARPFVPLNCAAIPETMLESELFGHEKGAFTGAVAKKRGKFALADGGTLFLDEIGDLALPAQAKLLRALQEGEIQPLGAERTQKVDVRVLCATHKDLRHEIAEKRFREDLYYRLAVVEIEVPPLREREKDVLLIAMALSRRSASTMGKRIEGFTEAAQAALLGHDWPGNVRELRNEVERAVIHADGPLVDAHDLSPRLGAARPRPGQPRGKSLAESFAELEPTEKNLVEEAMSRAKGNVSEAARLLGITRIMMKRRVDRLMGGAGKDED from the coding sequence ATGCCCCACCTCGTCGTGCGCAAGCCGGGCCAGATGGCCTACTCCATGCCGCTCCCGGACGTCCTGCGGATCGGGCGGCACGAGCAAAACGAGCTCATCCTCGACGACAACCAGGTCTCGCGCCAGCACGCCACGATCACGCGCTTCGAAAGGGGCTTCGAGGTGCGCGACCTCGGCTCGCGGCACGGCACGCGGGTGAATGGCGAGCCCGTCACCACGCGCGTGGTCGAGGCCGGCGACCGGATCCAGATCGGCAACGTGCTGCTCGAGCTGCACGAGGAGGACGAGCGGACGATCGTCCACCACCAGGTCACGGCCGCGGGCCCGCCGCCCCGCGAGGCCGGGGCGGATCGGCGCCTCTCGCTCCTCTTCGACGTGAGCCGCGCGATCGGGGCGATGGGCGACACCGAGGTGATGCTCGGCGAGATGCTCTCTGCGATCGTGGACGTGCTCGGCGGCGAGCGCGCGCTCGTGGGGCTCGGCGACGCGTCGCGCGGGCTCGTGCGGCGCTTCTGCCGGGCGCGGCGCGGGTCCTCGCCGGACGTGGTCCTCTCCCGCGCCGTGCTCGAGGCGACGCTCGGCCGGCGCGAGGCCGTCATCGTGCGCGACGCCCAGCGCGACGCGCGGCTCGAGACGATGCACCGCGAGCGCATCCTCTCGGCCATGGCCGTGCCGCTGGGCCTCTCCGCGCGCCCGGTGGGCCTGCTCTACGTCGACGATCGGCAAGCGGCGGAGCGCTTCGGGCCCGACGATCTCGCCTACCTCACGGCGCTCGGGCACCTCGTCAGCGCGGCCCTGGAGAGCGCCGAGCGCTATCAGGCGGCGGAGGCCCGCGCGGAGGCGCTCGCGGGCGTGACGGACGAGATCCTCGGCAAGAGCGAGGTGATGACGCGACTCCGGGCGCAGATCACGAAATACGCGGCGGCGGGGCACGTGAGCGTGCTCGTGCGGGGCGAGAGCGGCTCGGGCAAGGAGCTCGTGGCGCGGGCGCTGCACGAGGCGAGCCCGCGGGCGGCGCGGCCCTTCGTGCCCCTGAACTGCGCGGCGATCCCCGAGACGATGCTGGAGAGCGAGCTCTTCGGCCACGAGAAGGGCGCCTTCACGGGCGCGGTCGCCAAAAAGCGCGGCAAATTCGCGCTCGCGGACGGAGGGACGTTGTTCCTCGACGAGATCGGCGATCTCGCGCTGCCGGCGCAGGCGAAGCTCCTGCGCGCCCTCCAGGAGGGCGAGATCCAGCCGCTCGGCGCGGAGCGGACGCAGAAGGTCGACGTGCGCGTCCTCTGCGCGACGCACAAGGATCTGCGGCACGAGATCGCGGAGAAGCGCTTCCGCGAGGATCTCTACTATCGGCTCGCGGTCGTCGAGATCGAGGTCCCGCCGCTCCGGGAGCGCGAGAAGGACGTCTTGCTGATCGCCATGGCGCTCTCGCGCAGATCGGCGTCGACCATGGGCAAACGAATCGAGGGTTTCACCGAGGCGGCGCAGGCGGCGCTGCTCGGGCACGATTGGCCGGGCAACGTGCGCGAGCTCCGCAACGAGGTGGAGCGCGCGGTGATCCACGCGGACGGGCCGCTCGTGGACGCGCACGACCTCTCCCCGCGGCTCGGCGCGGCGCGGCCGAGGCCCGGTCAGCCGCGTGGCAAGAGCCTGGCCGAGTCATTCGCCGAGCTCGAGCCGACGGAGAAAAACCTCGTGGAGGAGGCCATGAGCCGGGCGAAGGGCAACGTGAGCGAGGCGGCGCGGCTGCTCGGGATCACGCGTATCATGATGAAGCGGCGCGTGGATCGGCTGATGGGCGGCGCGGGCAAGGACGAGGATTGA
- a CDS encoding LysR family transcriptional regulator has protein sequence MNLAGIDVNLVVALAALLQERSVTEAAKRVGISQPAMSHALARLRETLGDPLLVRVGRAMTLTPRAEALAPRAQAVVEELEALLAPLPSFDPKTSRRTLKLSATDYVQLVLLPTLEEIVSREAPGITLHVLPITDQLAAERLRDGEADVAIGRFDHEAPALDVRRVALFRDTFVGVARAGHPTARGRLDLSTYAELSHVLVSPRGTPGGIVDGALAQMGLARRVALTVPHFLVVPHVVASSDHVTTMLAHVAATFTALLPLTTFELPPELDLEPIGMTMMWHERTHEDPGARWLRGALVRAARPLAQARGARTPTDKKAREPQGPARPRAGLVTK, from the coding sequence ATGAACCTTGCAGGCATCGACGTGAACCTCGTCGTCGCCCTCGCCGCCCTGCTCCAGGAGCGCAGCGTCACGGAGGCCGCCAAGCGCGTCGGCATCAGCCAGCCGGCGATGAGCCACGCGCTCGCTCGGCTGCGCGAGACGCTCGGCGATCCGCTGCTCGTCCGCGTCGGCCGCGCGATGACGCTCACGCCCCGCGCCGAGGCCCTCGCGCCGCGCGCCCAGGCCGTCGTGGAGGAGCTCGAGGCGCTGCTCGCGCCGCTGCCCTCGTTCGACCCGAAGACGAGCCGGCGCACGCTCAAGCTCTCGGCCACGGATTACGTGCAGCTCGTCCTCTTGCCCACGCTCGAGGAGATCGTCTCCCGCGAGGCGCCGGGGATCACCCTGCATGTACTGCCGATCACGGACCAGCTCGCCGCCGAGAGGTTACGCGACGGGGAGGCGGACGTGGCGATCGGGCGCTTCGATCACGAGGCGCCGGCGCTCGACGTGCGCCGCGTGGCGCTGTTCCGGGACACGTTCGTCGGCGTGGCGCGCGCGGGCCACCCGACGGCGCGCGGCAGGCTCGATCTGTCGACGTACGCCGAGCTCTCGCACGTGCTCGTCTCCCCGCGCGGGACGCCGGGCGGGATCGTGGACGGCGCGCTCGCGCAGATGGGGCTCGCGCGGCGCGTGGCCCTCACCGTGCCGCATTTCCTGGTCGTGCCGCACGTCGTGGCGAGCTCGGACCACGTGACCACGATGCTCGCGCACGTGGCCGCGACGTTCACCGCGCTCCTGCCGCTCACGACCTTCGAGCTTCCCCCCGAGCTCGACCTCGAGCCAATCGGGATGACCATGATGTGGCACGAGAGGACACACGAGGATCCCGGGGCGCGGTGGCTACGAGGCGCGCTCGTGCGAGCAGCGCGGCCCCTCGCCCAGGCGCGGGGCGCGCGGACGCCGACCGATAAAAAGGCGCGGGAGCCCCAAGGCCCCGCTCGCCCCCGGGCAGGCCTCGTGACAAAGTGA
- a CDS encoding SRPBCC family protein: MIDIVKEINAVHRMTRPANLPGGEGHTVRLKRSYDAAIEDVWDAITNPERVRRWFLPLEGDLRLGGFYQLKGNAGGKILRCEPPRLLEVTWTMGPNKDDESSKVHVQLSAGEKEETVLELDHTAIVPPGMWDEYGPGAVGLGWDLALLGLGLGLGGTYLEDHEKDAFGQTPEGGQFMAGCSEAWRVAHEASGAPADQARKSAEATLKFYRPNPT, encoded by the coding sequence ATGATCGATATCGTGAAGGAGATCAACGCCGTCCACCGGATGACCCGCCCAGCGAACCTGCCCGGCGGGGAAGGCCACACCGTCCGGCTGAAGCGGAGCTACGACGCGGCCATCGAGGACGTCTGGGACGCGATCACGAATCCCGAGCGCGTCCGGCGCTGGTTTCTCCCCCTCGAGGGCGACCTGCGCCTCGGCGGTTTTTACCAGCTCAAAGGCAACGCCGGCGGCAAGATCTTGCGCTGCGAGCCGCCGCGCTTGCTCGAAGTGACGTGGACGATGGGCCCGAACAAGGACGACGAGTCCAGCAAGGTCCACGTGCAGCTCTCGGCGGGCGAAAAAGAAGAGACGGTCCTCGAGCTCGACCACACCGCGATCGTCCCCCCGGGCATGTGGGACGAATACGGGCCGGGCGCCGTCGGCCTCGGCTGGGATCTCGCGCTCCTCGGCCTCGGCCTGGGCCTCGGCGGCACGTACCTGGAGGACCACGAAAAGGACGCGTTTGGACAGACGCCGGAGGGCGGCCAGTTCATGGCCGGGTGCAGCGAGGCGTGGCGCGTCGCCCACGAGGCCTCGGGCGCGCCCGCCGACCAGGCGCGCAAGAGCGCCGAGGCCACGCTGAAGTTTTACAGGCCGAACCCGACGTAA